A stretch of the Opisthocomus hoazin isolate bOpiHoa1 chromosome 2, bOpiHoa1.hap1, whole genome shotgun sequence genome encodes the following:
- the COL10A1 gene encoding collagen alpha-1(X) chain, with product MHLHISLLLLFCLNIVHGSDGYFSEQYQKQSSIKGPPHFLPFNVKSQGVQVRGEQGPPGPPGPTGPRGQPGPAGKPGFGSPGPQGPPGPPGPPGFSAVGKPGMPGLPGKPGDRGLNGEKGEAGPVGLPGARGPQGPPGTPGPAGLSVPGKPGPQGPPGAQGPRGLPGEKGEPGIPGINGQKGESGFGIPGRPGSRGLPGPQGPRGLPGAAGVGKPGENGLPGQPGMKGDRGLPGAPGAAGIPGPQGTPGEPGEPGVGKPGPMGPPGAAGLPGAKGYPGPAGLPGSPGLPGFGKPGLPGMKGHRGPEGPPGLPGPKGDQGPAGVAGEPGPAGPPGNMGPQGLKGLPGENGLPGPKGDTGPAGLPGFPGAKGERGLPGLEGKPGYPGEQGLAGPKGHPGFPGPKGDTGHAGLPGLPGPMGPQGAKGVPGINGEPGPRGPSGIPGIRGPIGPPGLPGAPGAKGEPGAPGLPGPAGISTKGLSGPMGPPGPPGPKGNNGEPGLPGPPGPPGPPGQAVIPQMPESYVKAGESRELSFMKGGVNQALTGMPVSAFSVILSKAYPGATVPIKFDKILYNRQQHYDPRTGIFTCRIPGLYYFSYHVHAKGTNVWVALYKNGSPLMYTYDEYQKGYLDQASGSAVIDLMENDQVWLQLPNSESNGLYSSDYVHSSFSGFLFAHI from the exons ATGCATTTACATATATccttactgctgctgttttgtctGAACATTGTCCATGGTAGCGATGGATATTTTTCTGAGCAATACCAGAAACAATCCAGCATCAAGGGGCCACCACATTTTCTACCATTCAATGTAAAGAGTCAAG GTGTGCAGGTAAGGGGTGAACAAGGCCCCCCTGGTCCCCCAGGCCCAACTGGACCAAGAGGACAACCAGGTCCTGCAGGAAAGCCAGGGTTTGGAAGTCCTGGTCCCCAAGGCCCCCCTGGTCCCCCTGGACCACCTGGATTCTCTGCGGTTGGAAAGCCAGGCATGCCAGGTCTGCCAGGAAAGCCAGGAGACAGAGGACTAAACGGTGAGAAAGGAGAAGCTGGACCTGTCGGGCTCCCAGGCGCAAGAGGGCCACAAGGACCCCCAGGCACTCCTGGCCCTGCGGGGCTGTCTGTTCCCGGCAAGCCAGGACCACAAGGCCCTCCAGGGGCCCAAGGGCCGAGGGGCCTCCCCGGCGAGAAGGGAGAGCCAGGCATCCCTGGCATaaatggacaaaagggagaaAGCGGATTCGGCATCCCAGGCCGCCCAGGGAGCAGGGGTCTTCCAGGCCCGCAGGGGCCCCGGGGCCTCCCCGGCGCTGCCGGGGTAGGGAAGCCTGGTGAAAACGGTCTTCCTGGTCAGCCGGGTATGAAAGGCGACAGAGGCCTGCCAGGTGCACCCGGAGCAGCCGGTATCCCAGGTCCCCAGGGTACTCCAGGAGAACCTGGAGAACCTGGTGTCGGCAAGCCCGGACCAATGGGACCACCAGGAGCAGCAGGCCTCCCCGGAGCCAAGGGATACCCTGGACCTGCAGGCTTACCTGGATCCCCAGGTCTTCCAGGATTCGGAAAGCCAGGATTGCCGGGGATGAAGGGACACAGAGGGCCTGAAGGTCCTCCCGGCCTTCCAGGACCTAAAGGAGACCAAGGCCCAGCTGGTGTGgcaggagaaccagggcctgcCGGGCCACCAGGGAACATGGGCCCTCAAGGACTCAAAGGCTTGCCCGGTGAGAACGGCCTGCCCGGACCCAAGGGCGACACGGGCCCCGCAGGCCTCCCGGGATTCCCAGGAGCCAAGGGTGAACGAGGTCTACCAGGATTAGAGGGAAAACCAGGATACCCAGGCGAGCAGGGTCTTGCTGGTCCCAAGGGACACCCAGGCTTCCCAGGTCCAAAAGGCGACACTGGCCACGCTGGGTTACCTGGCTTGCCCGGCCCAATGGGTCCACAAGGAGCTAAGGGAGTGCCAGGGATCAACGGCGAGCCAGGCCCCAGGGGGCCTTCAGGAATACCTGGGATCAGAGGCCCCATCGGCCCCCCTGGCCTGCCAGGAGCCCCTGGTGCCAAAGGTGAGCCAGGAGCACCAGGACTGCCAGGCCCAGCAGGTATTTCTACAAAAGGCTTAAGCGGACCCATGGGGCCACCTGGTCCCCCGGGGCCTAAAGGCAACAATGGCGAGCCTGGCTTGCCAGGTCCCCCAGGTCCTCCTGGTCCCCCTGGCCAAGCCGTAATCCCCCAGATGCCTGAAAGTTATGTTAAAGCAGGAGAGTCTCGGGAGCTGTCTTTCATGAAAGGAGGAGTAAACCAAGCTCTTACAGGGATGCCAGTGTCTGCTTTCAGTGTCATCCTCTCAAAAGCCTACCCTGGGGCAACAGTCCCCATCAAATTTGATAAAATCTTGTACAACAGGCAGCAACACTATGACCCCAGAACAGGAATCTTCACCTGCAGGATCCCTGGACTGTACTATTTCTCCTACCATGTACATGCAAAAGGAACAAATGTTTGGGTTGCACTCTACAAAAATGGTTCCCCACTCATGTACACTTATGATGAATACCAGAAAGGATACCTTGACCAGGCATCTGGCAGCGCTGTCATCGATCTCATGGAGAATGATCAAGTATGGCTCCAACTGCCCAATTCAGAATCTAATGGTCTCTATTCCTCTGACTATGTTCACTCTTCTTTCTCAGGTTTCCTATTTGCTCATATCTAA